Proteins encoded by one window of Fusobacterium mortiferum ATCC 9817:
- a CDS encoding xanthine dehydrogenase family protein molybdopterin-binding subunit, producing MKFVNKEMKKVDGIGLITGKPFYTDDLVANQEYLIIKLLRSPHAYARIKNIDTTIAEKVPGIEAIYTYKDVPQTMFTLAGQSYPEPSPYDRKILDEYVRYVGDPVAIVAGVDEQTVEKAMKLIKVEYEVLEAVVDYEKALDSSILVHREKAHTNYDNIGYDNTRNLASSYLQVKGDVDKGFEESDVILENTYYTQPQIHAMMETYRSAAYFDVYGRLTVISSTQIPFHVRRHLARALEYPSSKIRVIKPKLGGGFGGKQTSVCEIYPAFVTLKTGKPSKIIYTRKETQAYSNTRHAMRLTVKIGSDKEGNIKAIDINVLSNTGAYGEHAPTVTALVVYKTFPLYAKIPMRCKADIVYSNTMVGGAFRGYGATQGTFAVESAVNELAHKLGLDPTEVRMKNLVDQSETVSGDIKKCIEIGKEAFNWKNREVVDMGNGKVRASGMAVTMQGSGIAGVDTGSATVKFHDSGDFTVMLGVTDMGQGCDTVLTQMAAEVLEVPMEKIIVNTADTDTSPYDPGAYASSGTYVTGNAVIIACEKMKKEIVKAAAKLMNKAEDEVEYKGEYVEAKDGTILTLKEIGIRSVSFEGQNQITTTGTWGGQTSPPPFIASFAEVEVDTLTGEVEVVDFLSVADCGTPINPALARVQVEGGIAQGIGLALTEEITIDSKGKLLQDTLMQYKIPSRKDIGPKVNVIFSHSNEPTGPFGAKSIGEVVINTAAPAIADAVYKATKARVRSLPITSEKLFWKMYSK from the coding sequence ATGAAATTTGTAAATAAAGAGATGAAAAAAGTAGATGGAATAGGATTAATAACTGGAAAACCATTCTACACAGATGACTTAGTTGCAAATCAAGAGTATTTAATAATTAAACTTTTAAGATCGCCTCATGCCTATGCTAGAATAAAAAATATAGATACTACAATAGCTGAAAAAGTACCTGGAATAGAAGCTATATATACATATAAAGATGTACCTCAAACTATGTTTACATTAGCTGGACAATCTTATCCAGAGCCATCTCCATATGATAGAAAAATATTAGATGAGTATGTAAGATATGTAGGAGATCCAGTTGCTATAGTTGCTGGAGTAGATGAACAAACTGTTGAGAAAGCCATGAAACTTATAAAAGTTGAGTATGAAGTTTTAGAGGCAGTAGTAGATTATGAAAAAGCACTAGACTCTTCTATATTAGTTCATAGAGAAAAAGCTCATACAAACTATGACAATATAGGTTATGATAATACAAGAAACTTAGCATCTTCTTATTTACAAGTAAAAGGAGATGTAGATAAAGGATTTGAAGAGAGTGATGTAATATTAGAAAATACATATTATACTCAACCACAAATCCATGCTATGATGGAAACTTATAGATCAGCAGCATATTTTGATGTATATGGAAGACTTACTGTAATATCTTCTACACAGATTCCTTTCCATGTAAGAAGACATTTAGCTAGAGCTCTAGAGTATCCTAGTAGTAAAATAAGAGTAATTAAACCAAAATTAGGTGGAGGATTTGGAGGAAAACAAACTTCTGTTTGTGAAATATACCCAGCTTTTGTCACATTAAAAACTGGAAAACCATCTAAAATAATCTATACAAGAAAGGAAACTCAAGCATATTCTAATACTAGACATGCTATGAGACTTACTGTAAAAATCGGTTCAGATAAAGAGGGAAATATTAAAGCTATTGATATAAATGTATTATCAAATACAGGAGCATATGGAGAACATGCTCCAACAGTTACAGCTCTAGTTGTGTATAAAACATTCCCACTATATGCTAAGATACCAATGAGATGTAAAGCTGATATAGTTTACTCAAATACAATGGTAGGAGGAGCTTTCAGAGGATATGGAGCTACTCAAGGAACATTTGCTGTGGAATCAGCTGTAAATGAGTTAGCACATAAATTAGGATTAGACCCTACTGAAGTAAGAATGAAAAACTTAGTAGACCAATCTGAAACTGTAAGTGGAGATATCAAAAAGTGTATAGAGATAGGAAAAGAAGCTTTCAATTGGAAAAATAGAGAAGTAGTAGATATGGGTAATGGAAAAGTGAGAGCCTCTGGAATGGCGGTAACTATGCAAGGTTCTGGAATAGCTGGAGTAGATACAGGTTCTGCTACAGTAAAATTCCATGACAGTGGAGATTTCACTGTGATGTTAGGAGTTACTGACATGGGACAAGGTTGTGATACTGTTCTAACTCAAATGGCTGCTGAAGTTTTAGAAGTGCCAATGGAGAAAATAATAGTTAATACAGCAGATACAGATACATCACCATATGATCCAGGGGCATATGCATCAAGTGGAACTTATGTAACAGGAAACGCTGTAATCATAGCTTGTGAAAAAATGAAAAAAGAGATAGTTAAGGCTGCAGCTAAATTAATGAATAAAGCTGAAGATGAAGTGGAATATAAGGGAGAGTATGTTGAAGCAAAAGATGGAACTATTCTTACACTAAAAGAGATAGGAATTAGAAGTGTATCTTTTGAAGGACAAAATCAAATTACAACCACAGGAACTTGGGGAGGACAAACTTCACCACCTCCGTTTATAGCAAGTTTTGCTGAAGTAGAAGTAGATACTCTTACTGGAGAAGTAGAGGTAGTAGATTTCTTATCAGTAGCTGATTGTGGAACTCCTATCAACCCAGCTTTAGCAAGAGTACAAGTAGAGGGTGGAATTGCACAAGGAATAGGTCTTGCTCTTACTGAAGAAATTACTATTGATAGTAAAGGAAAACTTTTACAAGATACTTTAATGCAATATAAAATTCCTTCAAGAAAGGATATTGGACCAAAGGTTAATGTAATATTTAGTCATTCAAATGAGCCAACAGGACCTTTTGGAGCTAAATCTATAGGAGAGGTTGTAATAAATACAGCTGCTCCAGCTATAGCTGATGCTGTTTATAAGGCAACAAAGGCAAGAGTTAGAAGCCTACCTATTACAAGTGAAAAATTATTCTGGAAAATGTATTCAAAATAA
- a CDS encoding (2Fe-2S)-binding protein: MLLTLNVNGRKREIVISADEYLLDVLRKLGYLSVKRGCDTGSCGLCTVLVDDKPVLSCSTLAVRAQGKNVTTIEGCQREAERFAEFMAAEGAEQCGFCAPGFTLTVLALMKEYENPTDEEILHYLNGNLCRCSGYVSQLRAIKNFMEAEKK, from the coding sequence GTGCTTTTAACTCTTAATGTAAACGGAAGAAAAAGAGAGATAGTGATCTCTGCTGATGAATATTTATTAGATGTATTAAGAAAATTAGGATATTTAAGTGTAAAAAGAGGTTGTGATACTGGTTCTTGTGGTCTTTGTACAGTTCTTGTAGATGATAAACCTGTATTATCTTGTAGTACACTAGCTGTAAGAGCTCAAGGGAAAAATGTAACAACTATTGAAGGGTGTCAAAGAGAAGCTGAAAGATTTGCTGAATTTATGGCAGCTGAAGGAGCAGAGCAATGTGGATTCTGTGCACCTGGATTCACTTTGACAGTACTTGCTCTTATGAAAGAGTATGAAAATCCTACTGATGAAGAGATACTTCACTATTTAAATGGAAATCTTTGTAGATGTAGTGGATATGTTTCACAACTTAGAGCTATAAAAAACTTTATGGAGGCTGAGAAAAAATAA
- a CDS encoding MarR family winged helix-turn-helix transcriptional regulator, which produces METLEIRNTLFSYISRAHHRGASYIDVLLREKGIKDLAYSHVRIIIILSVYKRLSMKEISELISKDKSTVTSLVNKLEKIGYVRKVACENDKRIVFLELEDKAEEIVETVLQVAKLFHQKVESILTKEEIETLFFLMEKLIKNF; this is translated from the coding sequence ATGGAAACTTTAGAGATAAGAAATACACTTTTTAGCTATATAAGTCGAGCTCATCATCGAGGAGCTAGTTATATAGATGTATTGTTACGAGAGAAGGGGATAAAAGATTTAGCTTATTCTCATGTTAGGATTATAATTATCTTAAGCGTTTATAAAAGACTTTCTATGAAAGAGATTAGTGAGCTAATAAGTAAGGATAAATCAACAGTTACAAGTTTGGTAAATAAATTAGAAAAAATAGGATATGTAAGAAAAGTTGCATGTGAAAATGACAAAAGAATAGTTTTTTTAGAGTTAGAAGATAAAGCAGAAGAGATAGTAGAAACTGTACTTCAAGTGGCTAAACTCTTTCATCAAAAAGTAGAGAGTATATTGACTAAAGAGGAGATAGAAACTCTATTTTTTTTAATGGAAAAATTAATTAAAAATTTTTAA
- the pepT gene encoding peptidase T — MINRFLKYVKIATDSNPENLQCPSSDIQWDLGKVIVEDLKELGLEDISLDENCYIMATLPANCTEKIPSIGFIAHMDTAPTYNGIGVNPRIVKYEGGDIVLNKELNIILSPKDFSHMNNYIGQDLIVTDGKTLLGADDKAGIVEIIEAIKYLKEHPEIKHGEIKIGFTPDEEIGRGANFFDVEKFNCKFAYTVDGGELGELEYENFNAASAVIKIKGRDIHPGTAKNSMINSIMIAMELNSMLPPEQRPEHTENYEGFFLLNDMKGTVEDTTMNYIIRDHSMKKFNEKKNLIKAAVMYLQLKYKDACIEIEVKDSYYNMREKIEPVMYVIDLAKKSMEELGIEPHIRPIRGGTDGARLSYKGLPCPNLFTGGHNFHGKFEYISVQSMEKARDLIVKIIENTAKL; from the coding sequence ATGATTAACAGATTTTTAAAATATGTAAAGATTGCAACTGATTCAAATCCAGAAAATCTTCAATGTCCAAGTAGTGATATACAATGGGATTTAGGAAAAGTCATAGTAGAGGATTTAAAAGAGTTAGGTTTAGAAGATATCTCTTTAGATGAAAATTGTTATATTATGGCAACTCTTCCAGCTAATTGTACTGAAAAGATTCCATCAATAGGATTTATAGCTCATATGGATACAGCACCTACTTATAATGGAATAGGAGTTAATCCAAGAATTGTAAAATATGAAGGTGGAGATATTGTTTTAAATAAGGAATTAAATATTATTTTATCTCCAAAAGATTTTTCACATATGAATAATTACATAGGGCAAGATTTAATAGTTACAGATGGAAAAACACTATTAGGTGCAGATGATAAAGCTGGTATTGTAGAGATAATTGAAGCTATAAAATATTTAAAAGAGCATCCAGAGATAAAACATGGAGAGATAAAAATAGGGTTTACACCAGATGAGGAGATAGGAAGAGGAGCTAACTTCTTTGATGTAGAAAAATTTAATTGTAAATTTGCTTATACAGTAGATGGTGGGGAGCTAGGAGAGTTAGAGTATGAAAACTTTAATGCTGCCTCAGCTGTAATCAAAATAAAGGGAAGAGATATACACCCTGGAACAGCAAAAAATAGTATGATTAATTCTATAATGATAGCTATGGAATTAAACTCTATGTTACCACCAGAGCAAAGACCTGAACACACAGAAAATTATGAGGGATTTTTCTTATTAAATGATATGAAGGGAACTGTTGAGGATACAACAATGAACTATATCATAAGAGACCACTCAATGAAAAAATTTAATGAGAAAAAGAATCTTATAAAAGCTGCTGTAATGTATCTTCAATTAAAATATAAAGATGCTTGTATAGAGATAGAAGTAAAAGATAGCTATTATAATATGAGAGAAAAAATTGAGCCAGTAATGTATGTAATTGATTTAGCTAAAAAATCAATGGAGGAATTAGGAATAGAGCCTCATATTAGACCTATAAGAGGTGGAACTGATGGAGCTAGACTTTCATATAAAGGGCTTCCATGTCCAAATCTATTTACAGGGGGACATAACTTCCACGGAAAATTTGAATATATTTCTGTTCAATCAATGGAAAAAGCAAGGGACTTAATTGTAAAAATTATAGAAAATACAGCAAAATTATAA
- a CDS encoding MATE family efflux transporter, with product MEKKHQLMGTEKITKLLIQFSLPAIIGMLVNALYNIVDRIYIGNIEKVGHIAIAGVGIVFPIVIFVFGFSILIGLGSATNASLNLGRKKKEEAERFLGTAIFFGFIVSLILMVLVLWKLEWLVSILGGSDKTGIYAAQYLKILAFGFPAAVVGYVANASIRSDGNPKMAMATLLIGAITNIVLDPIFIFYLKMGVRGAAWATIISQYVSGIWAIYYFTSKFSGMKLYVKNLKLNFEKIKSIASLGSAPFAIQMGASIVNYTYNSTLKIYGGDAGIGAMAIVQAVITFISMPIFGINQGLQPILGYNYGARLYPRVKEALFKAIFAATVLCVIDFLAIQFLSKYFINIFTQEKELVRIASVGLKIQTFMLPIVGFQIIASIYFQAIGKPKMSFFMSLTRQIIVLIPCILIMSKLFGVKGIWFAGPTADFIATVLTFIFIKMELKHLKELEKGMKKENI from the coding sequence ATGGAAAAAAAACATCAACTTATGGGGACTGAAAAAATTACAAAGCTTTTGATTCAGTTTTCTCTACCTGCAATAATAGGTATGTTAGTTAATGCCTTATACAATATTGTAGATAGAATTTATATTGGAAATATTGAAAAAGTAGGGCATATAGCAATAGCAGGAGTGGGAATAGTTTTCCCTATTGTAATATTTGTATTTGGTTTTTCTATATTGATTGGTCTTGGTTCTGCTACTAATGCCTCTTTAAACTTAGGAAGAAAGAAAAAAGAGGAAGCAGAGAGATTTTTAGGAACAGCTATATTTTTTGGATTTATTGTTTCATTGATTCTAATGGTTCTTGTTTTATGGAAATTAGAGTGGTTAGTTAGTATTTTAGGTGGAAGTGATAAAACAGGTATATATGCCGCTCAATACTTAAAAATTCTAGCTTTTGGTTTTCCAGCGGCTGTTGTTGGATATGTAGCTAACGCTTCTATTCGTTCAGATGGAAATCCCAAAATGGCAATGGCAACTCTACTTATAGGAGCAATTACTAATATAGTACTAGATCCTATATTTATATTCTATTTAAAAATGGGAGTAAGAGGGGCAGCTTGGGCTACTATTATATCTCAATATGTTTCAGGAATTTGGGCTATATATTATTTTACTTCAAAATTTAGTGGAATGAAATTATATGTTAAAAATTTAAAGTTAAACTTTGAGAAAATAAAAAGTATAGCTTCTTTAGGAAGTGCTCCTTTTGCAATACAGATGGGAGCTAGTATAGTAAACTATACTTATAATAGCACATTGAAAATCTATGGTGGAGATGCGGGAATAGGAGCAATGGCAATAGTTCAAGCAGTAATTACTTTTATCTCTATGCCAATTTTTGGAATAAACCAAGGATTACAACCAATTTTAGGTTATAACTATGGAGCTAGATTATATCCAAGAGTTAAAGAGGCTCTTTTTAAAGCTATATTTGCTGCTACAGTTTTATGTGTAATAGATTTTCTAGCAATTCAATTTTTATCAAAATATTTTATTAATATTTTCACACAAGAGAAAGAGTTGGTAAGAATAGCTTCAGTTGGGCTTAAAATACAAACTTTTATGTTGCCAATAGTTGGATTCCAAATAATAGCTTCTATCTATTTCCAAGCTATTGGAAAACCTAAGATGAGTTTCTTTATGAGTCTTACTAGACAGATTATAGTTCTTATCCCTTGTATTTTAATAATGTCAAAGTTATTTGGAGTAAAGGGAATCTGGTTTGCTGGACCAACAGCTGACTTTATAGCAACTGTTCTTACATTTATATTTATAAAGATGGAGTTAAAACATCTTAAAGAGTTAGAAAAGGGTATGAAAAAAGAAAATATATAA
- a CDS encoding amino acid ABC transporter ATP-binding protein, with the protein MIIKIRDLFKTYEGDVKILKGVNLDIEKGEVISIIGASGGGKSTLLRCMIGLEDIDGGSIETPDKKKMGMVFQSFNLFPHKTALQNIMESLIVVDKMPKEEAKKIGLELLDRVGLKERANFYPKALSGGQKQRVAIARAMAKNPDVLLFDEPTSALDPEMVNEVLNVIQNLRDTTDMTMVIVSHEIEFVNKISDRIVVMENGNIKEIRENRKNI; encoded by the coding sequence ATGATTATAAAAATAAGAGATTTGTTTAAAACTTATGAAGGTGATGTAAAAATTCTAAAAGGAGTAAACCTAGATATAGAAAAAGGAGAAGTTATCTCTATAATAGGTGCTTCTGGTGGAGGAAAATCAACTTTACTTAGATGTATGATAGGTCTTGAAGATATAGATGGAGGAAGCATAGAAACTCCAGATAAGAAAAAAATGGGAATGGTATTTCAATCTTTTAATCTTTTCCCTCATAAGACAGCTCTTCAAAATATAATGGAATCTTTAATAGTAGTGGATAAGATGCCAAAGGAAGAGGCTAAAAAAATAGGATTGGAGCTATTAGATAGAGTAGGATTAAAAGAGAGAGCAAATTTCTATCCTAAAGCACTTTCAGGAGGACAAAAACAAAGGGTAGCTATAGCAAGAGCTATGGCAAAAAATCCAGATGTTCTTCTATTTGATGAGCCTACTTCAGCTCTTGACCCAGAGATGGTAAATGAAGTATTAAATGTAATTCAGAATTTAAGAGATACTACAGATATGACAATGGTTATTGTTAGCCACGAAATAGAGTTTGTAAATAAAATTTCTGATAGAATTGTAGTTATGGAAAATGGAAATATAAAAGAGATAAGAGAAAATAGAAAAAATATCTAA
- a CDS encoding aminopeptidase P family protein, with protein MFDKKIYIERREKLKESLKNGVVVFPGNQESPRNYKGNDYHFEQDSTFLYYFGMNVPNLIGVIDIDNNQEYIFGTDFTLDDIVWMGEQKLLKSFAQDAGVNNFIEMTEFENFANNLITEKRELLFLPQYRAETVIQLSKAFKLNPFNFEENISEELIKAVVEHRNIKSQLEIEEIEKAVNITREMHLEAMRVAKPGMKEFEVVSALEAIATKYNASTSFHTIFSRNGETLHNHYHGNTLQEGDIVVLDAGARSESGYCGDMTTSFPISSKFSDRQRDIYSLLIEMFEKAEELIKPEITYKEVHLEVCKVLAKGMKKRGLMKGDINEAVKAGAHAIFFPHGLGHMLGLDVHDMEALGENYVGYDEFARDMQFGLKSLRLARKLKPGYVFTVEPGIYFIPELVKRWKEAGKFTEFLNYEEIEKYLDFGGMRYEGDFLITETGARRLGEKMPKYFDEIEELRK; from the coding sequence ATGTTTGACAAAAAAATCTATATAGAAAGAAGAGAAAAATTAAAAGAGAGTTTAAAAAATGGTGTTGTTGTATTCCCAGGAAATCAGGAATCTCCTAGAAATTACAAAGGTAACGATTACCATTTTGAACAAGATTCTACATTTCTTTATTATTTTGGTATGAATGTTCCAAATCTTATTGGGGTTATAGATATAGATAACAATCAAGAATATATATTCGGAACTGATTTTACTCTTGATGACATTGTTTGGATGGGAGAACAAAAATTATTAAAATCTTTTGCTCAAGATGCTGGAGTAAATAATTTTATTGAAATGACAGAGTTTGAAAATTTTGCTAATAATCTTATCACTGAGAAAAGAGAACTACTATTTTTACCACAATATAGAGCTGAAACTGTTATCCAATTAAGTAAAGCTTTCAAATTAAATCCATTTAACTTTGAAGAAAATATATCTGAAGAACTTATAAAAGCTGTTGTAGAACATAGAAATATAAAATCTCAATTAGAGATAGAAGAGATAGAAAAAGCAGTAAATATAACTAGAGAGATGCACCTAGAAGCAATGAGAGTAGCAAAACCAGGAATGAAAGAGTTTGAAGTAGTATCCGCTTTAGAAGCTATTGCTACAAAGTATAACGCTTCTACATCTTTCCATACTATTTTTTCAAGAAATGGAGAAACTTTACATAACCATTATCATGGAAATACTCTACAAGAGGGAGATATAGTTGTATTAGATGCTGGAGCTAGAAGTGAAAGTGGTTATTGTGGAGATATGACTACTTCTTTCCCTATATCTTCAAAATTCTCTGATAGACAAAGAGATATCTACTCTCTACTTATTGAAATGTTTGAAAAAGCTGAAGAGTTAATAAAACCAGAGATTACATATAAAGAGGTACACTTAGAAGTTTGTAAAGTTCTTGCCAAAGGAATGAAAAAAAGAGGATTAATGAAGGGAGATATTAACGAAGCTGTAAAAGCTGGTGCTCATGCTATATTCTTCCCTCACGGATTAGGACATATGTTAGGTCTTGATGTACATGATATGGAAGCTCTTGGTGAAAATTATGTGGGATATGATGAATTTGCTAGAGATATGCAATTTGGTCTAAAATCTCTAAGACTTGCTAGAAAATTAAAACCAGGGTATGTATTCACTGTTGAGCCAGGAATATATTTTATTCCAGAGCTTGTTAAAAGATGGAAAGAGGCTGGAAAATTTACTGAGTTCTTAAATTATGAAGAGATTGAAAAATATCTAGATTTTGGTGGTATGAGATATGAGGGAGATTTCTTAATCACTGAAACTGGTGCTAGAAGACTTGGTGAAAAAATGCCTAAATATTTCGATGAAATAGAAGAGTTAAGAAAATAG
- a CDS encoding FAD binding domain-containing protein — MFSFKNYLAVTSLEEAYNELLKNKKNIILGGTSYLRMGNVAYNTAIDLSNLSLNYIREEGEYVHIGAITSFRDLETNKITQNIFDGILDKCVRGIIGVQFRTNVTVGATVFSKYGFSDLIPTLLAMGAIVVLYNGGEISLEDYLKEEGLRRDILVEVKVKKSGRGAFQSIRKSKTDYAITNTCVTKTEAGIRVAIGVRPRKAVLSYKAMEILNNNEITDEIIDKACEAMSEEVTFGSNMRGTGEYRRAVSKNLLKRAIKEVL; from the coding sequence TTGTTTAGTTTTAAGAATTATTTAGCTGTTACATCATTAGAGGAAGCATATAATGAATTGTTAAAAAACAAAAAAAATATCATATTAGGAGGGACTTCTTATTTAAGAATGGGAAATGTTGCCTACAATACGGCTATTGACTTATCAAATCTTTCTCTTAATTACATCAGAGAAGAGGGAGAATATGTTCATATTGGGGCAATAACTAGTTTTAGAGATTTAGAAACTAATAAAATTACTCAAAATATATTTGATGGAATTTTAGACAAATGTGTAAGAGGAATAATAGGAGTACAATTTAGAACTAATGTTACAGTAGGAGCTACTGTATTCTCTAAATATGGATTTTCAGATTTAATTCCTACTTTACTTGCTATGGGAGCTATAGTTGTACTTTATAATGGTGGTGAAATCTCATTAGAGGACTACTTAAAAGAAGAGGGACTTAGAAGAGATATTTTAGTAGAAGTAAAAGTGAAAAAATCTGGAAGAGGAGCTTTCCAAAGTATTAGAAAAAGTAAAACAGATTATGCTATAACTAATACTTGTGTAACTAAGACAGAAGCTGGAATAAGAGTTGCTATTGGAGTAAGACCTAGAAAAGCTGTGCTATCTTATAAAGCAATGGAAATTTTAAACAACAATGAGATAACTGATGAGATTATAGATAAAGCTTGTGAGGCTATGAGTGAAGAGGTTACTTTTGGAAGTAATATGAGAGGAACAGGAGAGTATAGAAGAGCTGTTTCTAAAAACTTATTAAAAAGAGCAATCAAGGAGGTATTATAA
- a CDS encoding amino acid ABC transporter permease produces the protein MQDNILFILQGLGLTVKLYIVTMVFSLPLGVILSLGRISKNSLLNNGIQIYTWIFRGTPLLLQLFFVYYGLPVIGITLSPFTAAALTFVINYTAYFCEIFRGSILGIDKGQYEAAKVLGMNYWQTMKRIIIPQALITALPPLGNEAIALIKDTSLISALGMAEILRNSREIVTRDFSITPFIICAAIYLILSTVVVIFFKRMEKKVMI, from the coding sequence ATGCAAGATAACATTTTATTTATATTACAGGGATTAGGATTAACAGTAAAATTATACATAGTTACAATGGTATTTTCATTACCATTAGGAGTAATATTGTCATTGGGGAGAATTTCTAAAAATTCGTTATTAAATAATGGAATACAAATTTATACTTGGATATTTAGAGGAACTCCTCTATTATTACAATTATTCTTTGTATACTATGGATTACCTGTAATAGGAATTACTCTATCTCCTTTTACAGCAGCAGCTCTTACTTTTGTAATCAACTATACAGCATATTTTTGTGAGATCTTTAGAGGAAGTATACTTGGTATAGATAAAGGACAATATGAAGCAGCTAAGGTTTTAGGAATGAATTATTGGCAAACAATGAAGAGAATAATAATACCACAAGCTCTTATTACAGCTTTACCACCTCTTGGAAATGAAGCAATAGCTCTTATAAAAGATACTTCATTAATATCTGCTTTAGGAATGGCAGAGATTCTTAGAAACTCAAGAGAGATAGTAACAAGAGATTTCTCTATTACACCATTTATTATATGTGCTGCTATATATTTAATACTTTCTACTGTAGTTGTAATTTTCTTTAAAAGAATGGAAAAAAAGGTGATGATATAG
- a CDS encoding amino acid ABC transporter substrate-binding protein, whose protein sequence is MKKFLMSLVLMVCVFVSSFGADKSLETVKEKGYFIVGLDATFAPMGYRDESGEIVGFDIDLAKEVAKRMGVEARFKPCEWDAIIFDLRSKNIDMVWNGMTITPARAKQVAFTKPYLSDNQIIFTRKGTAPAKVQDLAGKVVGVQLGSSGAQSVEDNPINKEIKELKKYATNVEALMDLEAGRLDAVVMDEISGKYYNAKKSTLTYSVETLADEDFGVALRKQDKALVDEINRLLDEMKADGTFDKIKVKWLGK, encoded by the coding sequence ATGAAAAAATTTTTAATGAGTCTAGTTTTAATGGTGTGTGTATTTGTTAGTTCTTTTGGGGCAGATAAGTCTTTAGAAACTGTAAAGGAAAAAGGATATTTTATAGTTGGATTAGATGCCACTTTTGCTCCTATGGGATATAGAGATGAAAGTGGAGAGATAGTTGGATTTGATATAGATTTAGCAAAAGAAGTAGCAAAGAGAATGGGAGTAGAGGCAAGATTTAAACCTTGTGAATGGGACGCTATAATCTTTGATTTAAGAAGTAAAAATATAGATATGGTATGGAATGGAATGACTATCACTCCAGCTAGAGCAAAACAAGTTGCTTTTACAAAACCATATTTATCAGATAATCAAATTATATTTACAAGAAAAGGAACTGCTCCTGCAAAGGTTCAAGACTTAGCTGGAAAAGTAGTAGGAGTTCAATTAGGAAGTTCAGGAGCTCAATCAGTAGAAGATAACCCTATTAATAAAGAGATAAAAGAGTTAAAAAAATATGCAACTAACGTTGAAGCTCTTATGGACTTAGAGGCTGGAAGATTAGATGCAGTAGTAATGGACGAAATTTCTGGAAAATACTATAACGCTAAAAAATCAACATTAACTTATTCAGTAGAAACTTTAGCTGATGAAGATTTTGGAGTAGCTCTTAGAAAACAAGATAAAGCTCTTGTAGATGAAATTAATAGATTATTAGATGAAATGAAAGCAGATGGAACTTTTGATAAAATAAAAGTTAAATGGTTAGGAAAATAA
- a CDS encoding xanthine phosphoribosyltransferase, giving the protein MELLKDYILNNGKTIGSKILKVDSFLNHQIDPVLMMKMGEEFKRRFEGVEINKILTIEASGIAIGLAAAYAFHVPLVFAKKKVPSTMSDFYTTTVFSFTKNQDYTICVGKEFLKPEDKVLIIDDFLAMGNAVLGLKELVEMAGAQVMGAGIAVTKGFQGGEKMLQEQGIRVESLAVVDSLENGEINFR; this is encoded by the coding sequence ATGGAATTATTAAAAGATTATATCTTAAATAATGGAAAAACTATTGGTTCAAAGATATTAAAAGTTGATAGTTTTTTAAATCATCAAATCGATCCTGTTCTTATGATGAAAATGGGAGAGGAATTTAAAAGAAGATTTGAAGGAGTAGAAATTAATAAAATTCTTACTATAGAGGCATCAGGGATTGCAATTGGATTAGCAGCTGCTTATGCTTTTCATGTACCATTGGTATTTGCAAAGAAAAAAGTACCTTCTACAATGTCAGACTTTTATACTACAACAGTTTTTTCTTTTACAAAAAATCAAGACTATACTATCTGTGTAGGAAAAGAGTTTTTAAAACCTGAAGATAAAGTTTTAATTATAGATGATTTCTTAGCTATGGGAAACGCTGTATTGGGATTAAAGGAGTTAGTAGAAATGGCTGGGGCTCAAGTAATGGGAGCAGGAATAGCTGTAACTAAAGGTTTCCAAGGTGGAGAAAAAATGTTACAAGAGCAAGGAATAAGAGTAGAATCTTTAGCTGTTGTAGATTCATTAGAAAATGGAGAAATTAACTTTAGATAA